The DNA sequence CTTCCAGCCGCTTTGCCGATCTCTAACAGGTGCCCTCAAAGCGGTTCTTCTCAACAAAGGTTTCCAGCAAGGCCAGGGGGTGTTGATAGTAATCGTGCCAGTCGCGAACGAGGTGGTAAAATAGTTGACAGAGGAGGTGGCCTTGAATAGATAAGAATGGGTGTCCGGATTAAATAAGAATCACCGGCCGGTTTCGTAAGAATACCCAGTAGAGTGTGTATTGTATAATTATGTTATGATTCCTGAATGGAAAACTAACTTCCTCTATTTTTCAGAGCTACTTCCTGAGAAACATCCTCGTTTTTGGGGAAGACTGAAGGATATCTTAAAAGAGGAGGCCATCAAATACTCATTTCTGCCTTTTACTAAGGATATCTGGTGTAGAGATTACATGCCGGTGCAGATAAGCAAAACAGAATTTGTTCAGTTTAGATATGATCCAGATTATTTAAAAGATAGAAAATACTGTCAGTTAAAAACTGAACCAGCTCCGATAAACAATGCTCTTCAAATAAGTCCCCTTTATAGTGAGCTGATTCTTGATGGTGGAAATATTATCTATTCTTCAGATACGGCAATCTTAACTGATAAGATTTTCAAAGAAAATCATTCAATTAACAGAGATGAGTTAATAAAAACCATTCAAAGGTCTCTCATGGTAAAAAATATTTATATTCTGCCCAGACAGCCTTATGATATCTACGGCCATGCTGATGGTATGGTAAGGTTTATTGATGACAACACTATACTTATTAACGATTTATCAAATGAAAGCACCACTTACCAGAGGAAATTAAAAAGTGCCCTCTCTCGCATACCATTTAATATTATCCCTCTTACTGTCCCTATAAAGCATCGTTTTTATTGGGCTTACATAAACTACATACATATTGGCAATAGCATCATCCTGCCAGTAGTTGGTCACGAGGTAGAGAAGATTGTTTTAAAACAGTTTAAAACAATCTTTCCTGACTGCAATATCAGGACAATTAATGCCAGAGAAATACTTTTAAAAGGCGGGGGACTTCACTGTATCAGTTGGAATGTTAAATTGCCCTTCAAATAACCTTAATATTCCTTAAAGGTAACGAGTCGTTATATATTCAATGTATTCTGGAAACTGATCTCTATAACTGGAAAGTTTTGTTATCAGTTCCTGATAAGTTATATGATGAAATTTCACCCCATCTTTTTCCACCACCTCTTTAAAACATTCAATCTCCTCTCTGTGGCGGTATCCTTCTTCTCCTGGAACATCATACCATAGATATAATAACCAGAAATTCTCAGGCTTAGACGTTAATCCTAAAATGTGTTTAATAAGTTGAGCAGCATCAAGGTAGTTAAAGGATTTTTCTTCGTTATTTAAAAAGTCAGCGAGTCTTCTGACATGAGGAATTTTTTTCCAGATGAATTGTTCTTGAAAGTATTGTTTTGAAAAGTGCACTGCTTTCTTACCTCTATATGGTTCTGCAAATTTGTTCTCAATTGCTATAACCTCACAAATGGTATCAACATAAGGAACTATAACTACATCAATATTCGGTGATTTTCCTCTAATCCCTTTTATTGGAGCTTTCATTTCAAAACAAATATCCCCATGTAGAAGTCTATCTGTATTAGTAGTTTTACTATCAAAAAGATTCGCGATGATATTCATAACGATATCAGCTCTTCTTGTCTTTCTCAAAAAATCAAATACATTAATGGCTAAAGCACTGGATGAATAGAGAGCTTGAATCTTAGGTTTACCGTTTTTAGTAGACAGTTCGTTCCCATCTCCTTTTTCCAGTTCTGCCTTGGTTTCTTCACTAATGGAACGAAGGAAAAAATTGTCTTCTAATTTTTCTGTATATGCTGTCCAAGTATTACCATTTCTTTTCTCTATGATTTTGATCCCTTTATTTTTTGCCCATTCAATTTGCTTTGAAATGATATATTCGTAAGCATTCATTTTCCCACACCTTCTTTATCCTTACCGAGACCTTTGAAAAATTTTAGGGTATTCTTTGCTCATGAGGATTTATATCCAATTGTTTTTGACCGTAAGGAGAGCAATTGAACCACAGAGCATAAGGGCACTTCTGCTGTAAGCTTTTGTCTTTCTTCTCAATCCGGCAAGTTTATCTTTCAAAATCGAATGCCTACCTTCATTCCTGTTGGTCTTTGCCTTGCCCCTGGCCCCCTTCACGTGCCTGTTAAAGGGCAACCAATCATAGACCTTGAAGTCATCTGTGTAATAAACCTCTGCTTCGGGAATTTCGTCATAAAACCGAAGAAATGTCCCTTCACTTCTCGAACCCACCTCAAACAAAAACCTACCGTCAGCCAGGCACGTCCACATCCAGTTACCGTTCCTGCCTGCACCTCGTCTGCACCCGACATACGTCCACGTCTCGTCCAAACTCACTTCTTTACATTTGATTTCTCTCTGCCTGGAACATCTACGCCTGTAAACCTTTAAAGCCCATAGGGCTTTTTTTTATCCATGAATACACAGTAACTAAACTGATACCCAAAGCCCTACTTATACTCGAGATACTCATGCCCTCAAGATACATACCAATAGCCTTCTCTTTTAGCCACCTCGGATGCACATGCCTCTTAGCTTCAGGAGTAAATCTATAATTGCAATGCCTGCAAAGGTAAGTCTGCTTACCATTTGCCCTCCCGTTCTTTATAC is a window from the Thermodesulforhabdus norvegica genome containing:
- a CDS encoding agmatine deiminase family protein, with translation MYNYVMIPEWKTNFLYFSELLPEKHPRFWGRLKDILKEEAIKYSFLPFTKDIWCRDYMPVQISKTEFVQFRYDPDYLKDRKYCQLKTEPAPINNALQISPLYSELILDGGNIIYSSDTAILTDKIFKENHSINRDELIKTIQRSLMVKNIYILPRQPYDIYGHADGMVRFIDDNTILINDLSNESTTYQRKLKSALSRIPFNIIPLTVPIKHRFYWAYINYIHIGNSIILPVVGHEVEKIVLKQFKTIFPDCNIRTINAREILLKGGGLHCISWNVKLPFK
- a CDS encoding PGN_0703 family putative restriction endonuclease — its product is MNAYEYIISKQIEWAKNKGIKIIEKRNGNTWTAYTEKLEDNFFLRSISEETKAELEKGDGNELSTKNGKPKIQALYSSSALAINVFDFLRKTRRADIVMNIIANLFDSKTTNTDRLLHGDICFEMKAPIKGIRGKSPNIDVVIVPYVDTICEVIAIENKFAEPYRGKKAVHFSKQYFQEQFIWKKIPHVRRLADFLNNEEKSFNYLDAAQLIKHILGLTSKPENFWLLYLWYDVPGEEGYRHREEIECFKEVVEKDGVKFHHITYQELITKLSSYRDQFPEYIEYITTRYL
- a CDS encoding IS1 family transposase, translated to MSLDETWTYVGCRRGAGRNGNWMWTCLADGRFLFEVGSRSEGTFLRFYDEIPEAEVYYTDDFKVYDWLPFNRHVKGARGKAKTNRNEGRHSILKDKLAGLRRKTKAYSRSALMLCGSIALLTVKNNWI
- a CDS encoding IS1/IS1595 family N-terminal zinc-binding domain-containing protein; its protein translation is MGRRKVFREDMRCPHCGSNWCIKNGRANGKQTYLCRHCNYRFTPEAKRHVHPRWLKEKAIGMYLEGMSISSISRALGISLVTVYSWIKKSPMGFKGLQA